The following coding sequences lie in one Methylotenera versatilis 301 genomic window:
- a CDS encoding glycosyltransferase codes for MNLPKIAILMASYNGMSWLPAQINSILNQTGAVVCIYVSDDFSQDGSYEYLRGLSENNPRVKILTNKVKFGSAGRNFYRLIKDVDITGFDYIAFSDQDDIWESDKLIRHVMIAQEQQADGVSSSVMAFWPDGDLKLIVKSQPQRTWDFLFESSGPGCTFLMTPWLVGKVREQLEDNYSRASEVDLHDWLTYAICRANGHKWVIDYRPSVQYRQHQSNVIGANSGLKAKLSRLEKLRKGWYRSEIVKVCQVCAFISNDAQVKKIYSLLMNRTITTQLKLLLYVTQARRKFSDRLILYFLICIFLF; via the coding sequence ATGAACTTGCCAAAAATAGCTATTCTAATGGCGAGTTACAATGGTATGTCATGGCTTCCAGCACAAATTAATAGTATATTAAATCAAACTGGAGCTGTAGTTTGTATATATGTTTCTGATGATTTTTCTCAAGATGGTAGCTATGAGTATCTAAGAGGATTATCTGAAAATAATCCTAGGGTAAAGATACTTACTAACAAAGTTAAGTTCGGCAGTGCAGGTAGAAATTTTTATCGATTGATTAAAGATGTTGATATTACAGGATTTGATTATATTGCTTTTTCTGATCAAGATGACATTTGGGAATCTGACAAACTGATTCGCCATGTAATGATTGCTCAGGAGCAACAAGCAGACGGCGTGTCTTCAAGCGTCATGGCTTTTTGGCCAGATGGAGATTTAAAGTTAATTGTTAAGTCTCAACCACAAAGAACATGGGATTTTTTGTTTGAGTCTTCCGGCCCCGGATGTACTTTTTTAATGACCCCATGGTTAGTTGGTAAAGTTCGTGAGCAATTAGAAGATAATTATAGTCGAGCGTCAGAAGTAGATTTACATGATTGGCTAACTTATGCAATTTGTAGGGCAAATGGACATAAATGGGTGATCGACTATAGGCCTTCAGTACAATATCGTCAGCATCAAAGTAACGTAATTGGCGCTAATAGTGGATTAAAAGCAAAATTATCAAGATTGGAAAAGTTGAGGAAAGGTTGGTATAGGTCTGAAATTGTCAAGGTATGCCAAGTATGTGCTTTCATTTCTAATGATGCTCAAGTCAAGAAAATCTATTCATTACTGATGAATAGAACAATTACTACGCAGCTTAAACTGTTGTTATATGTCACACAGGCAAGACGAAAATTTTCAGACAGATTGATTTTGTATTTTTTAATTTGTATCTTTTTATTTTAG
- a CDS encoding class I SAM-dependent methyltransferase encodes MPINEDIYQAYESYYTHVDNVPSKHSIISKIISGYRAYEYGYLIDQTTLLHRILGKALSFFGFIKEHMDYPFIYFKDMPKGKLLELGSGNGDTLKLFKDWGWQAEGLDFDSKAVENASSKGLKVHQGNIFAQNFTSNTFDAIFSSHVMEHVPDPIGLMQEGLRVLKPNGCFVAVTPNASSRLHEKFKINWRGLEPPRHLQIFCPKSILYAAQQAGFKKIIITTGNYSAINIWLMSYKLSKEGAIQEQHSTYTRYFAHLVRFFLNVTHRFSLLSGEEIILIAYK; translated from the coding sequence ATGCCAATTAATGAAGATATATATCAAGCGTACGAAAGCTATTACACACATGTCGATAATGTACCCTCTAAGCATTCAATTATTTCAAAAATAATTTCCGGGTATAGAGCATACGAATATGGGTATCTGATTGATCAAACTACATTATTACACCGCATTTTAGGGAAAGCACTTAGCTTCTTTGGTTTTATAAAAGAGCATATGGATTACCCATTTATATATTTTAAAGATATGCCAAAAGGTAAGTTGCTGGAATTAGGTAGCGGCAATGGAGATACACTCAAATTATTTAAGGATTGGGGCTGGCAGGCAGAGGGCCTAGATTTTGATTCTAAAGCAGTTGAGAACGCATCAAGTAAAGGTTTAAAAGTACACCAAGGTAATATTTTCGCGCAAAATTTTACATCAAATACTTTTGATGCAATATTTTCCAGCCATGTTATGGAGCATGTGCCAGATCCGATTGGGTTAATGCAAGAGGGCTTGAGAGTATTGAAACCTAATGGATGCTTTGTAGCCGTTACACCAAATGCCTCCTCTAGATTACATGAAAAATTCAAGATAAATTGGCGAGGATTGGAGCCGCCAAGACATTTGCAAATTTTTTGCCCTAAATCAATTCTGTATGCGGCACAACAGGCTGGTTTTAAAAAAATTATAATAACTACAGGAAATTATAGTGCCATTAATATTTGGCTTATGAGTTATAAGTTGTCTAAGGAGGGGGCTATTCAAGAACAACATAGCACATATACTCGATATTTTGCTCACTTAGTTAGATTTTTTCTCAATGTGACGCATCGTTTTTCGCTATTATCTGGCGAAGAGATTATATTGATTGCCTATAAGTGA
- a CDS encoding flippase gives MIKKNIIWNFIGSLLPLLVGVMVFPLIIKAYGTERFGILTIAWSLVGYFSLFDMGLSRALTQMVSEKISKNTNDYEIVEMIHTAFRIMWLLGAIGGFILWLISSWLAHNVLSVSPGIEQETIHTFSILAISIPFVVHTSALRGVMDALQLFKQASLIRMLLGIGTFLGPYFSSLYSNSLIYAAYALVLVRFVGWIMHLYAVNSTSLLSNESASYNCKWLKQLFTFGGWMTISNIIGPLMIYLDRFVIAAMLGTTAVAYYVAPYEVITKLWVIPAAFSGVLFPLFAQEWRTNPLTAAKMLNQGISYVLILSYPAVLLAALFSNEWLAFWLSKEFAVKGSHLVCWLAAGVLVNSVAQIIYAKIQGAGRADWTAKLHLAESIPYWIFLWLAIKQFGIEGAAMAWFFRVSVDTLGLAYFAGKLNVANKHSMKAPLVLTSLSVIPLISSIYIEDIIFRSILAMVIMFLYGLLALRRLHRDDAFMYLKGFFS, from the coding sequence GTGATAAAGAAAAACATAATTTGGAATTTTATAGGTAGTCTACTTCCACTTCTTGTCGGAGTAATGGTGTTTCCGTTAATTATTAAAGCATACGGTACAGAACGTTTTGGCATTCTTACAATTGCATGGTCTTTAGTTGGATATTTCAGTCTTTTTGATATGGGGTTGTCGCGGGCTTTGACTCAAATGGTTTCAGAAAAAATATCAAAAAATACTAATGATTATGAAATCGTAGAAATGATACATACGGCATTTCGGATAATGTGGTTACTGGGTGCAATAGGAGGATTTATTCTGTGGCTAATATCCTCTTGGCTCGCTCACAACGTACTTTCAGTTTCACCTGGAATTGAACAGGAAACTATTCATACATTTTCTATTTTAGCGATATCAATCCCGTTTGTTGTCCACACATCTGCTTTAAGGGGCGTGATGGATGCTTTACAGTTATTTAAGCAAGCCAGTTTGATTCGGATGCTTTTGGGAATTGGTACATTTTTAGGGCCATACTTTTCGTCACTTTATAGCAATTCTCTCATATATGCTGCCTATGCATTAGTTTTGGTGAGATTTGTTGGCTGGATAATGCATTTGTATGCTGTAAACAGTACGAGCTTATTAAGTAATGAATCAGCAAGCTATAATTGTAAATGGTTAAAACAATTATTTACTTTTGGGGGCTGGATGACGATTAGCAATATTATTGGTCCTTTAATGATTTATTTGGATCGTTTTGTAATTGCAGCCATGCTTGGTACTACAGCAGTAGCATACTATGTAGCGCCCTATGAGGTGATTACTAAATTGTGGGTAATTCCAGCAGCTTTTTCTGGAGTGTTATTTCCTTTGTTTGCTCAGGAGTGGAGAACCAACCCATTGACAGCAGCAAAAATGCTTAATCAAGGCATCAGCTATGTTCTCATTCTAAGTTACCCAGCAGTTTTGTTAGCGGCACTCTTCTCAAATGAATGGTTAGCGTTTTGGTTAAGTAAAGAGTTCGCGGTTAAAGGATCACATTTAGTGTGTTGGCTAGCGGCTGGCGTTTTGGTTAATAGTGTCGCCCAAATTATCTACGCAAAAATACAAGGTGCAGGCCGAGCTGATTGGACTGCAAAATTGCATTTAGCGGAGTCAATTCCGTATTGGATTTTTTTGTGGTTAGCAATTAAGCAGTTTGGCATTGAAGGCGCAGCCATGGCATGGTTTTTCAGAGTAAGTGTTGATACATTGGGCTTAGCATATTTTGCAGGAAAACTAAATGTAGCAAATAAACACTCAATGAAAGCGCCTCTGGTTTTGACAAGTCTATCTGTAATTCCACTTATATCATCTATTTATATTGAAGATATAATCTTTCGCTCAATATTAGCGATGGTAATCATGTTTTTATATGGCTTACTGGCATTGCGTAGACTACATCGCGATGATGCCTTCATGTATCTTAAAGGTTTTTTTAGTTAG
- a CDS encoding ABC transporter ATP-binding protein — translation MFSNMLVKAENLYKCYRLYNKPIDRLKQKLSFGRKKYYEEFQALRDVSFEIMRGETIGVIGPNGAGKSTLLQLICGISNPSSGKIIINGKIAALLELGSGFNFEFTGRENVYLNAALLGLTKAEIDECYHRIVSFADIGEFINYPVKTYSSGMIIRLAFAVNLMTTPDLMIIDEALAIGDINFTAKCMSAIKEMQKKGTSIILVTHDMGTIRNLCNRVIYLENGRLIEVGPPNVVVEKYIKMMREKQNLRQTNPISEELSIISERAFDRSNEFEHRVEVFRYGTGAVKIKNIELLNEENQSINTVEFNQNIKFNVYLESSANKKISVVLNILDNKKNSITGCSFTSANQPYLETTTGGKYLLEFEFKLPLQEGHYSVFIQIAAPLIEDTVYYDVVTDALVFEVKKWKTAPLPAKVYLFPKLNVMNL, via the coding sequence ATGTTCTCTAATATGCTTGTGAAAGCTGAAAATCTCTATAAATGTTATCGGCTATACAATAAGCCAATTGATCGTTTAAAACAAAAACTATCATTTGGTCGCAAAAAATATTATGAGGAATTTCAGGCTCTGAGAGACGTGTCATTTGAGATAATGCGCGGTGAAACAATTGGAGTAATCGGTCCCAATGGGGCTGGTAAATCTACACTGCTCCAGCTTATTTGTGGAATATCAAACCCGTCGTCAGGGAAAATTATAATCAATGGAAAAATCGCTGCATTACTAGAATTGGGATCTGGATTTAATTTTGAATTTACAGGGCGTGAGAATGTATATTTGAATGCGGCACTTCTTGGCCTTACAAAAGCTGAGATTGATGAGTGTTATCACAGAATTGTCTCTTTTGCCGATATTGGTGAATTCATTAATTACCCAGTAAAAACTTACTCTAGCGGCATGATCATCAGATTGGCATTTGCAGTTAATTTGATGACAACTCCAGACTTAATGATTATTGATGAGGCTTTAGCTATTGGTGATATAAATTTCACAGCTAAATGTATGAGCGCAATAAAGGAGATGCAGAAAAAAGGGACCTCAATTATATTGGTTACCCACGATATGGGAACAATAAGAAATCTATGTAATCGTGTTATTTACTTAGAAAATGGTCGGTTAATAGAAGTAGGACCGCCAAATGTCGTTGTAGAAAAATACATTAAAATGATGCGAGAAAAACAAAATTTACGCCAAACAAATCCCATATCTGAAGAGCTATCAATTATTAGTGAAAGAGCGTTTGATAGATCAAACGAATTTGAGCATCGAGTGGAAGTTTTTCGGTATGGTACAGGCGCAGTAAAAATAAAAAATATTGAGTTATTAAATGAAGAGAATCAAAGTATTAACACAGTTGAGTTTAATCAAAATATTAAATTCAATGTATATCTTGAATCTAGCGCAAATAAAAAGATATCAGTTGTTTTAAACATTCTCGATAATAAGAAAAACAGTATCACTGGATGTAGTTTTACCAGCGCCAATCAGCCATATTTGGAAACCACAACAGGTGGGAAATACCTTTTGGAATTTGAATTTAAACTTCCACTTCAAGAAGGGCATTATTCTGTGTTTATTCAAATCGCTGCGCCTTTAATTGAGGATACAGTTTATTACGATGTAGTTACTGACGCACTTGTGTTCGAAGTGAAAAAATGGAAAACTGCACCTCTACCAGCTAAAGTTTACTTATTTCCAAAGTTGAATGTAATGAATCTCTAA
- a CDS encoding glycosyltransferase family 2 protein — protein MSKLNKHLSPDKLVINWTKKSEILHTDTVAILMATFNGQKFLEEQIHSIESQSYQNWKIWISDDESKDDTFKKLLALEQRIGKSKISINKGPQKGFCQNFLSLICHADIKADFYAFADQDDIWQTNKLKRAVDWLKPIPKELPALYCSRTEIVSDIDKSIGQSPLFKKPPSFANALVQNIAGGNTMVMNDAARSLLKNAGEFVLAVSHDWWAYQLITGAGGVVFYDPVSEVRYRQHSNNLVGSNNGLHQKLQRIVLLFKGRFRSWNAVNIKSLNEVSFLLNEENLKILQVLSHARDGNLLVRLFGVYRSGVYRQTLCGNLGLFVATIFKKL, from the coding sequence TTGAGTAAATTAAACAAACACTTAAGTCCTGACAAGTTAGTTATTAATTGGACAAAAAAGAGCGAGATATTGCACACAGATACTGTTGCAATACTCATGGCTACTTTTAATGGTCAAAAATTTCTGGAAGAGCAAATACATTCAATCGAGAGTCAAAGTTATCAGAATTGGAAAATTTGGATTTCAGATGATGAGTCGAAAGATGATACTTTTAAAAAGTTGCTCGCCTTAGAGCAGCGTATAGGTAAATCCAAAATTTCAATCAATAAAGGCCCACAAAAAGGGTTTTGCCAAAATTTTTTATCATTAATCTGTCATGCGGATATTAAAGCAGACTTTTATGCATTTGCTGACCAGGATGACATATGGCAGACCAATAAGCTTAAACGTGCAGTTGATTGGCTTAAACCAATACCCAAGGAATTGCCTGCCTTATACTGTTCACGTACAGAAATTGTTAGCGATATTGATAAGAGTATTGGGCAATCACCTTTGTTTAAAAAACCTCCATCTTTCGCTAATGCATTGGTGCAAAATATTGCAGGTGGCAATACCATGGTAATGAATGATGCAGCTAGGTCATTATTAAAAAATGCAGGTGAATTCGTACTAGCAGTTAGTCATGATTGGTGGGCGTATCAGCTTATCACTGGGGCTGGTGGAGTTGTCTTTTATGATCCAGTATCAGAAGTCAGATATCGCCAACATAGCAATAATTTGGTCGGATCAAATAACGGCTTGCACCAAAAGCTTCAAAGAATCGTATTGTTATTTAAAGGTCGATTCCGCAGTTGGAATGCTGTAAATATAAAATCATTAAATGAAGTAAGCTTTTTACTAAATGAAGAAAATTTGAAAATACTTCAAGTACTTTCTCACGCAAGAGATGGCAATCTTTTAGTCCGTTTATTCGGCGTATATAGATCTGGAGTATATCGTCAAACCTTATGTGGCAATCTTGGTTTATTTGTAGCTACTATATTTAAAAAGCTATAG
- a CDS encoding NAD-dependent epimerase/dehydratase family protein, whose translation MNECKIILPGGAGLVGQNLVACLKAKGYKDIVVLDKHRSNLALLKQVQPDIILEYADLAEPGDWQRHFEGAKVVVMLQAQIGGNDYQEFVRNNVDSTRLVLEAIKINKVPHLVHISSSVVKSAANDYYTQTKKIQENMLLDSGIHCPILRPTLMFGWFDRKHLGWLSRFMKKVPVFPIPGHGCYMRQPLYVGDFCNIIISCIEHKVDDGIYNISGHEKIDYIDIIREIKRATDARVLIIKTPYGLFYLLIWIWGLFDKNPPFTTQQLAALSTKDEFEVIDWPAIFGVSYTPFAKAIDETFNDPLYSKVVLEF comes from the coding sequence ATGAATGAATGTAAAATAATCCTTCCCGGTGGGGCTGGCCTGGTCGGTCAAAACCTTGTTGCATGTCTTAAAGCCAAGGGATACAAAGATATTGTAGTACTTGACAAGCACCGTTCAAATTTGGCACTTCTGAAGCAGGTTCAGCCTGATATCATCTTAGAGTATGCCGATCTTGCCGAACCCGGTGACTGGCAGCGGCATTTTGAAGGTGCTAAAGTAGTAGTGATGCTACAAGCTCAGATTGGCGGTAATGATTATCAAGAGTTTGTTCGTAATAACGTAGACTCCACGCGGCTTGTCCTCGAAGCTATCAAAATCAACAAGGTTCCCCATCTTGTACATATCAGTTCCTCTGTAGTGAAATCTGCGGCCAATGACTATTACACTCAAACCAAGAAGATTCAAGAGAATATGCTATTGGATAGTGGTATTCATTGCCCAATATTACGCCCAACATTAATGTTTGGCTGGTTTGATCGCAAGCACCTCGGCTGGCTCTCACGCTTCATGAAGAAGGTACCGGTTTTTCCTATACCTGGTCATGGCTGCTATATGCGTCAGCCTCTTTATGTTGGGGACTTTTGCAACATTATCATCAGTTGTATTGAACATAAAGTCGATGATGGCATTTACAATATTTCTGGCCACGAGAAGATTGATTATATTGACATCATTCGCGAGATCAAGCGTGCGACCGATGCAAGGGTACTAATCATCAAGACTCCATACGGGTTATTTTATTTATTGATTTGGATCTGGGGGCTTTTCGATAAAAATCCACCGTTCACCACCCAGCAGCTTGCCGCATTAAGTACCAAAGATGAATTTGAAGTGATTGACTGGCCCGCTATTTTTGGCGTGTCTTACACGCCTTTTGCTAAGGCAATCGATGAAACCTTTAACGATCCACTTTATAGTAAAGTGGTCTTGGAGTTTTAA
- a CDS encoding ABC transporter permease, with translation MQSFQVSLRVMFASVWRNHELIFALIKRDILGRYQGSIFGLLWSVFNPFVMLIIYTFVFSVVFKARWTGLSESKIEFALILFSGLLVFNLFAECITRAPSLIINNVNYVKKILFPLEILSLVSLGSAMFSALMSFAVWILFYCIYFGIPPITILLLPLIVLPLLFLIIGLSWFMSALGVYLRDITQIVSIFITGLMYISPVFYPVSSLPYEYQFILKANPLTPVIEQVRDAMIWGKQPDWQSYFIHLLIAIIFAWLAFVCFQRVRRGFADVL, from the coding sequence TTGCAAAGTTTCCAAGTCTCTCTACGTGTAATGTTCGCCAGTGTTTGGCGTAATCACGAGTTAATTTTTGCACTGATTAAGCGCGATATTCTTGGACGTTATCAGGGATCCATTTTTGGATTATTGTGGTCAGTCTTTAATCCTTTTGTAATGTTAATAATTTATACCTTTGTTTTTAGTGTTGTATTCAAAGCACGCTGGACAGGGTTGTCAGAATCTAAAATAGAGTTTGCATTAATACTATTTTCTGGCTTATTAGTTTTTAATTTGTTTGCTGAATGTATTACCCGAGCACCTAGCTTAATTATTAATAATGTGAACTATGTCAAAAAAATATTGTTCCCATTGGAGATTCTTTCCTTGGTGTCTCTTGGTTCAGCAATGTTCTCAGCACTAATGAGTTTCGCTGTATGGATATTATTTTATTGTATTTACTTCGGCATCCCGCCAATAACAATATTGCTTTTACCTTTAATCGTTTTACCGTTACTTTTTTTAATAATTGGTCTTAGCTGGTTTATGTCTGCATTAGGAGTATATTTGCGAGATATTACTCAAATTGTTAGTATTTTTATAACGGGTTTAATGTATATCTCTCCAGTCTTTTATCCAGTTTCCTCTCTACCATATGAGTATCAATTTATTTTGAAAGCAAATCCGCTGACTCCAGTAATTGAACAAGTACGTGATGCGATGATTTGGGGTAAACAACCTGACTGGCAAAGCTACTTCATTCATTTACTCATAGCGATTATTTTCGCTTGGCTTGCTTTTGTATGCTTCCAAAGGGTAAGGCGAGGGTTTGCAGATGTTCTCTAA
- a CDS encoding glycosyltransferase family 2 protein translates to MIGGVIVAYYPDKEQFLSVVQAALNDLDFLLVVNNGEAPITIITDILAMSIDKKKFEIIENSQNLGIAKALNIGLKILIEKGCSYFLMLDQDSLVPKNMVSTLLNSLEKLNSGDTKVAAIGPAYFNSRLNKFAPFIQFGKMSLKKIEIDQKIEVTQTHFLITSGTLLTLDAIQNIGLMEEGLFIDYVDTEWCLRALSKGYKLYGDSGVIMEHSLGDNPLVLLGWRFPMHSPLRHYYLVRNAIHLIRKSYIPLNWRFIIFWRMLRSFIFYSLIPENRSEHFKKMKLGLSDGLAGVLGRMNERA, encoded by the coding sequence ATGATTGGCGGTGTAATTGTTGCTTATTACCCTGATAAAGAACAGTTTTTAAGTGTAGTGCAGGCTGCACTAAATGATTTGGACTTTTTGCTGGTTGTTAATAATGGTGAGGCTCCAATTACAATAATCACTGATATTTTAGCAATGTCGATAGATAAAAAGAAATTTGAGATTATTGAGAATAGTCAGAATCTTGGAATTGCAAAAGCTTTGAATATTGGATTAAAAATTCTTATTGAAAAGGGTTGCTCATATTTTTTGATGTTAGATCAAGATAGTCTAGTGCCTAAAAATATGGTTTCAACTCTTTTGAATTCTTTAGAAAAGTTAAATAGTGGTGATACTAAAGTTGCAGCAATAGGCCCAGCTTACTTTAACTCTCGTTTGAATAAATTTGCGCCGTTTATCCAGTTTGGAAAAATGAGTCTAAAGAAAATTGAAATAGATCAAAAAATCGAAGTTACTCAAACCCATTTTTTAATTACTTCAGGCACTTTGTTAACACTTGATGCAATCCAAAATATTGGGTTAATGGAAGAGGGGTTGTTTATTGATTATGTGGATACAGAGTGGTGTTTAAGAGCCTTGAGTAAGGGTTATAAGCTATATGGTGATAGTGGCGTAATTATGGAGCATTCACTAGGTGATAATCCATTGGTGTTGTTAGGATGGCGGTTTCCAATGCATTCGCCTTTAAGGCATTATTATTTAGTTAGAAATGCTATTCATTTAATAAGAAAAAGTTATATACCTTTAAACTGGAGATTTATTATTTTTTGGCGGATGTTGCGGTCTTTTATCTTTTATTCATTAATTCCTGAAAATCGATCTGAGCATTTCAAAAAAATGAAATTGGGTCTTAGTGATGGTTTAGCGGGGGTGCTTGGACGGATGAATGAACGTGCATAA
- a CDS encoding GtrA family protein has translation MTEKMVVDMQELVRFILAGVMSTIGNMIAVWIALFFISFQLALFVGIATGFTLSFSLSKFFTFQKRSWDKAGQEATIFIIVYAVGLLLNFTAANIVLHFTSQYDIPLKIAEMGSAMTGSAIMFFTSYFGHRFFTYKTYLRLNDSYK, from the coding sequence ATGACAGAAAAAATGGTAGTTGATATGCAAGAGTTAGTGAGATTTATCCTTGCGGGCGTTATGTCTACCATCGGCAATATGATTGCTGTCTGGATTGCTCTTTTCTTTATATCATTTCAATTAGCATTGTTCGTGGGAATAGCTACTGGATTTACGTTATCATTTAGCCTCTCAAAGTTTTTTACCTTCCAAAAACGATCTTGGGATAAAGCAGGGCAGGAGGCTACGATTTTTATTATCGTTTATGCCGTGGGTTTACTATTAAATTTTACTGCAGCTAACATTGTTTTACATTTCACTTCCCAATATGACATACCCCTAAAAATAGCGGAAATGGGCAGTGCAATGACTGGGTCTGCAATCATGTTTTTCACTAGTTATTTTGGTCATAGATTTTTTACTTATAAGACTTATCTACGCCTTAACGATAGCTATAAGTAA
- a CDS encoding NAD(P)/FAD-dependent oxidoreductase yields the protein MESQRIAVLGAGPMGLAVAYQLARDGHKPIVFEADDRVGGMTATFDFSGLTLERYYHFHCISDHAFLTMLDELALADKMRWVETKMGYWYQGRLQPWGNPIALLKFKGLSLVAKFRYGLHAFLCTKRNDWKPLDNAEATGWIKRWVGNEAYEVLWRRLFDYKFYDYTNNLSAAWIWSRIRRIGRSRYSLFREKLGYLEGGSDTLLQAMRAEIEAHGGEIRLKSPVSKVLIEDGKVHGLVVAGQIEAFDKVISTIPLPYVPRLIPDLPNHILDCYRSINNIAVVCVIVKLRKALTENFWLNTNDPEMDIPGLVEYTNLRPLDQHIVYVPFYMPGEHPKFNEPDQAFLDKVRRYLKKINPTLVDDDFIDLRASRYRYAQPICDPGYLDKLPLVAMPVNGLWVADTSYYYPEDRGISESIDFGRKMARDVVYDKSI from the coding sequence ATGGAAAGTCAACGTATTGCGGTACTAGGCGCAGGACCGATGGGGTTAGCTGTAGCCTATCAATTAGCACGTGACGGACACAAACCGATCGTCTTCGAAGCTGATGACAGGGTGGGGGGGATGACAGCTACGTTTGATTTCTCAGGTTTGACTCTCGAGCGTTACTACCACTTTCATTGCATCTCCGACCATGCTTTTTTGACGATGTTGGACGAATTGGCCTTAGCCGACAAGATGCGCTGGGTAGAGACGAAAATGGGCTACTGGTATCAAGGGAGATTGCAGCCGTGGGGTAATCCCATAGCGCTTCTCAAATTTAAAGGGTTAAGCCTTGTTGCCAAGTTCCGCTACGGGCTTCACGCTTTCCTCTGCACCAAACGCAACGACTGGAAGCCACTGGACAATGCCGAGGCCACTGGTTGGATTAAACGTTGGGTAGGCAATGAGGCGTATGAGGTCTTGTGGCGTCGGTTGTTTGACTACAAGTTCTACGATTATACCAATAATCTGTCGGCAGCTTGGATTTGGAGCCGGATTCGGCGAATAGGCAGGTCTCGCTACAGCCTTTTTCGCGAAAAGTTAGGCTATCTTGAAGGAGGCTCAGATACACTGCTTCAAGCAATGCGAGCTGAAATTGAAGCGCATGGCGGTGAGATTCGCCTTAAATCACCAGTTAGTAAGGTGCTTATAGAGGATGGAAAGGTACATGGTTTGGTGGTTGCTGGGCAGATTGAAGCTTTCGATAAAGTGATCAGTACTATTCCTTTGCCCTATGTTCCGAGGCTTATTCCTGATCTGCCGAACCATATATTAGATTGTTACCGGTCGATAAATAATATCGCTGTCGTCTGTGTGATAGTGAAGCTACGTAAGGCACTGACAGAGAATTTCTGGTTGAATACCAATGATCCTGAAATGGACATCCCAGGCTTGGTCGAATACACTAACTTGCGGCCGCTTGATCAGCATATCGTTTATGTGCCTTTTTACATGCCGGGAGAGCATCCTAAATTTAATGAACCTGATCAAGCCTTTCTCGATAAAGTTCGGCGTTACTTAAAAAAAATTAATCCTACGCTGGTTGATGATGATTTTATTGACTTACGCGCTAGCCGTTACCGTTATGCACAGCCTATTTGCGATCCTGGCTATTTGGATAAGCTACCCCTAGTTGCTATGCCAGTTAATGGTTTATGGGTGGCTGATACCTCATACTATTACCCAGAAGACAGAGGTATCTCCGAAAGCATTGATTTCGGTAGAAAAATGGCTAGGGATGTAGTGTATGATAAATCAATTTAG
- a CDS encoding GtrA family protein, which yields MINQFRSRQFLVFLLTGGTAALVNFGSRILYSTRFSFSTSIVIAYITGMITAFVLAKLFVFKQSQQTLRRSIIFFILVNIIAVAQTWLISIALAYYLLPKLGIIFFVREIAHAVGVIVPAFTSYIGHKKFSFK from the coding sequence ATGATAAATCAATTTAGGTCACGGCAATTTCTTGTTTTTTTGTTGACGGGGGGTACTGCCGCTTTAGTTAATTTTGGATCAAGAATTCTTTACAGTACGAGATTTAGCTTTTCCACCTCAATTGTAATTGCTTATATTACTGGGATGATTACAGCATTTGTACTTGCCAAGCTCTTTGTTTTTAAACAAAGTCAGCAAACTCTTCGTCGTTCGATCATTTTCTTTATATTAGTGAACATAATTGCTGTGGCGCAGACTTGGTTAATCAGTATCGCATTGGCTTATTATCTTCTACCTAAATTGGGTATTATTTTTTTTGTTCGTGAGATTGCTCATGCTGTTGGAGTGATTGTACCTGCCTTTACAAGTTACATAGGTCATAAGAAATTTTCTTTCAAGTAA